GCATGATTTCCTCGACACCGGCGAGGTTGACGCCGAGTTCCTGGGTCAAACGGCGGATTTCACGCAGATGCTCGATGTCGCGCTCGCTGTAGAGCCTCGTCTTGCCGCTGGAGCGTCCGGGCCGGATCAGGCCCTTGCGCTCGTACAGCCGCAAGGTCTGTGGGTGCATGTCCACCAGCTGCGCCGCAATCGAAATGACATACACGGGGCGGTCGATGGGGTCGAGTGACGCCGGGTCTCCGCTCGGCAGGGCGCGCTCCTGATGAATGCGGTCTTGCAGCTCGCTTTCCAGGCGCTCGATTTCGCCTTCGAACTGGTCTTGCAGGTCATCGAGCTCGTATTGCAGGCGCATGACCTCCTCGACACCGGCGAGGTTGACGCCGAGTTCCTGGGTCAAACGGCGGATTTCACGCAGATGCTCGATGTCGCGCTCGCTGTAGAGCCTCGTCTTGCCGCTGGAGCGTCCGGGCCGGATCAGGCCCTTGCGCTCGTACAGCCGCAAGGTCTGTGGGTGCATGTCCACCAGTTCCGCCGCGACCGAAATAACATATACGGGGCGGTTCTTGGCATCGCTTGCCATAAGTAAGCTGAGTATAGCCCACGCAAGCAAATGTTTCGCGCCGTTCCGATTGGTTTCCTGTCCCGTCGCAGGTATTCAGCAGCGAGGCTGCAATTTTGGTAAAAGTATCCTGAAGCTTGCGTGTGCCGACAGATACGCGAGCCTATCTGATCACTGACAGCTCTACCCCGGCCAAGCCAGGACAAAACAAACAAACCTTTGTTAGACTCCTGGCATGACCCAGACGACCAGCGCGTGGCAGGACGCGCTTGACCAGCTCAAGGCCGATCTCGCCCGCGTTCGGGCGGGTGGTGGCAGCAAAGCGGCACAACGCCAGCATGACAAGGGCCGCCTGACCGCGCGCGAGCGCATCGCACAACTGGTGGATGAAGGTGCATTCTTCAACGAACTGATGACCTTCGCAGGCTGGGAGATGTACCAGGAAGCGGGCGGTTGTCCCAGTGGAGGCACCGTCACCGGCATCGGCACCATCGAGGGCCGTCCGTGGATGATCGTCGCCAATGACGCGACCGTCAAAGCTGGCGCATTCTTCCCGATCACCGCCAAAAAGGTCATCCGGGCGCAGACCATAGCCCTGGAAAACCGGCTGCCGGTGGTGTACCTCGTCGATTCGGCCGGGGTGTACCTGCCGATGCAGGACGAAATTTTCCCTGACCAGGACGACTTCGGGCGGGTGTTTTACCTGAATGCCCGCCTGAGTGCGCTGGGCGTGCCGCAAATTGCCGCCATCATGGGCAACTGCGTTGCAGGTGGCGCGTACCTGCCGGTCATGTGCGACACCCTGATCATGACGGAAGGCTCAGGGCTTTATCTGGCCGGGCCCGCGCTTGTCAAGGCAGCCATCGGACAGGTGGTGGGCAGCGAAGAGCTGGGAGGCGCCAGCATGCACGCCGAGATTGCCGGGACCGTCGACTACAAGGAAAAAACCGATGAGGACGCCCTGAAGCGCGTGCGCGGTCTGGCAGGAATGTACGCTCAAGGTGAGGTCGCTCCCTGGGCCCGACGGCGACGAGAAGCTGGCCCGACGGCGTCACAAGGCGCCGTGACGGAACTTGTCAGCTTTGACGGCAGCAAGCCTTACGACGTGCGTGAGCTGATCCTGCGGCTGGTCGACGCGCCCCAGGACGGCACCAGCCCATTCAACGAATTCAAGGCCGACTACGGTCAGACCATCGTGTGCGGTTTCGGGCGGGTCGGAGGCTTCCCGGTTGCCTTTGTGGCCAATCAGCGCACGGTCATCAAAAAGAAGCTCAAAAGTGGCGGAATACCGGGCCTGAGCAGCCGCATCGAGGTCGGCGGGGTCATCTATGCCGACGCAGCGGACAAAGCCGCCCGCTTCATTCTCGATGCCAATCAGGCGGGCGTCCCGCTGGTGTTCCTCTCAGATGTGACCGGCTTCATGGTCGGCCGGGACAGCGAGCAGGAAGGCATCATCCGGCGCGGCGCTAAGATGGTGAACGCCGTGAGCAACAGCGTCGTTCCGAAAATCACCATTATCACCGGGGGCAGTTACGGCGCGGGCAATTACGCCATGAACGGCAAGGCCTACGCGCCCCGTTTTATCTTCGCGTGGCCGAGCGCCAAGTACGCGGTCATGAGCGGTAACGCCGCCGCCAAGACCCTGCTCGACATCCAGCTCGCGGCCCTCAAGCGCGCCGGGCACGAACCGGACGACGAGGAACTGCAGGAACTGTACGCCCAGATCAAGGCCAAGTACGATCACGAACTCGACCCGAAATACGCGGCGGCAAGGCTATGGGTGGACGAGATCATCGCGCCGGACGAAACTCGGGAGCGATTGATCCGGGCCTTGGAAGCGTGCGCGCAGAATCCGGTGCAAGAGGAGTTGCGGGTGGGTGTATTTCAGGTGTAACTGAAATAAATAAAGCGGCTACCGAAAGATCGGCAGCCGCTTTATTTATTTCAAACCTGCAGGAGTTACTCGGTGACGGCCAAGCAGGCCGTCTGATTCATGTTGGTGCCGACAGGCGACAGGTTAGGCACTGCCACACAGAAGTCACCAGTCATTGTAGGAGTGAACTTCAAGGTCATGACCAGCTCTGCATCCGCCGCCACCGTTACTGCTGGCGACGCCGCAACTTTAGTCACCGGATCAAAAATCACGGCTGCCGCAGCGCCCGTACCAACTTTCGCAGTTCCGCTCGCAAAGGTGAACATCTTGTCACCCGGGAATTCTGCGTAAGCAGTGAAGTCAGCAGTTGAAGCAGTAGTGCTGGGCTTCAAAAAGATGACCAGGGTCTGCTGGGTATTGACCTTGACGCTCGGCTTGGTGCCGCTCAGACCTTCAAAGTAGAAACCAGAGGGGCCAGATACTGCCTTTGCCTTGGTCATAGTAGGAGCGGTGACCTCAGTGGTTTGACCAGCAGTCACCGTAGTGGACTGCTTAGTTGCAACGTTCAAGTGCGTTCCACTGCGTACCACCACGAAGTATTCGCCGGGAGCCAGCTGCGACTGGTCGGCTACAACCATTCCCTGAGCGTCCACGACCTGTGCAGTCGCACCAGTCGGCAGTCCGCTGACAGTTACTGCTCCGGTCGTCGCACCACTGCCACCGTCGGTGCCACCGTCGGTGCCACCATCGGTAGGAGGAGGAGTGGTCTGTCCGCAGGCGGCGAGGGCGAGAACGGCAGTCAGGGCAAGTCCAGCAAGTTTGATGTTCATATTATTTCTCCTGTATCAGGGGTAAGTGTTTTGACGGCAAA
The Deinococcus peraridilitoris DSM 19664 genome window above contains:
- the hspR gene encoding heat shock protein transcriptional repressor HspR, fused homodimer type codes for the protein MASDAKNRPVYVISVAAELVDMHPQTLRLYERKGLIRPGRSSGKTRLYSERDIEHLREIRRLTQELGVNLAGVEEVMRLQYELDDLQDQFEGEIERLESELQDRIHQERALPSGDPASLDPIDRPVYVISIAAQLVDMHPQTLRLYERKGLIRPGRSSGKTRLYSERDIEHLREIRRLTQELGVNLAGVEEIMRLRHELDGARYHMEGAIERIQHDLTDRMTQWRALPVGETEPGQDDGTEDAALELPIRPGPARSRGGQ
- a CDS encoding acyl-CoA carboxylase subunit beta; this translates as MTQTTSAWQDALDQLKADLARVRAGGGSKAAQRQHDKGRLTARERIAQLVDEGAFFNELMTFAGWEMYQEAGGCPSGGTVTGIGTIEGRPWMIVANDATVKAGAFFPITAKKVIRAQTIALENRLPVVYLVDSAGVYLPMQDEIFPDQDDFGRVFYLNARLSALGVPQIAAIMGNCVAGGAYLPVMCDTLIMTEGSGLYLAGPALVKAAIGQVVGSEELGGASMHAEIAGTVDYKEKTDEDALKRVRGLAGMYAQGEVAPWARRRREAGPTASQGAVTELVSFDGSKPYDVRELILRLVDAPQDGTSPFNEFKADYGQTIVCGFGRVGGFPVAFVANQRTVIKKKLKSGGIPGLSSRIEVGGVIYADAADKAARFILDANQAGVPLVFLSDVTGFMVGRDSEQEGIIRRGAKMVNAVSNSVVPKITIITGGSYGAGNYAMNGKAYAPRFIFAWPSAKYAVMSGNAAAKTLLDIQLAALKRAGHEPDDEELQELYAQIKAKYDHELDPKYAAARLWVDEIIAPDETRERLIRALEACAQNPVQEELRVGVFQV